Proteins from one Catenuloplanes atrovinosus genomic window:
- a CDS encoding CGNR zinc finger domain-containing protein — MEFVFIGGNLALDLLGTLKWRRTAPEEFLRTPADAARWAVESGVVTVAPRVTEAELESLRALRETIYRLVTGPSAARADVAALNAAAAGPRVETTLTAAGARRTGGVAAVAADVATAAITLLGDVRTGRETRLRECERPDCTRLFLDRSRGRTRSWCGMAECGNRVKAAEYRARKAAVRTSRRTASPSAPGDRVA; from the coding sequence GTGGAGTTCGTGTTCATCGGCGGCAACCTGGCGCTCGACCTGCTCGGCACGCTCAAATGGCGCCGCACCGCCCCGGAGGAGTTCCTGCGCACCCCGGCGGACGCGGCCCGCTGGGCGGTCGAGTCCGGCGTGGTCACCGTCGCCCCGCGGGTCACCGAGGCCGAGCTGGAGTCGCTCCGCGCGCTGCGCGAGACCATCTACCGCCTGGTCACCGGCCCTTCGGCGGCGCGCGCCGACGTGGCCGCGCTCAACGCCGCCGCGGCCGGCCCGCGCGTCGAGACCACGCTCACCGCCGCGGGCGCCCGGCGCACCGGCGGCGTCGCCGCGGTCGCGGCCGACGTGGCCACCGCCGCGATCACGCTGCTCGGCGACGTGCGCACCGGGCGGGAGACGCGGTTGCGCGAGTGCGAGCGCCCGGACTGCACGCGCCTCTTCCTGGACCGGTCCCGGGGGCGTACCCGCTCCTGGTGCGGGATGGCCGAGTGCGGCAACCGGGTCAAGGCCGCGGAGTACCGCGCGCGCAAGGCCGCGGTCCGGACGTCCCGACGGACCGCGAGTCCGTCGGCACCGGGAGACCGCGTGGCGTGA
- a CDS encoding MalY/PatB family protein, with the protein MSFSVDQARLRAGHGVKWGSLPEGVLGAWVADMDFTPAPVILRRLAELTDLGYPHWPAGDPVIAAFEERMAARHGWTPAPGRTRVFTDLIQTLQVTIEHATRPGDRIAVHVPNYPPFLASITRAGRHIVPLPVPPPPDFDAVEHLRDCAMLVLVNPHNPTGHVFTRAELDALADAAARLGLTVFSDEIHADVVFAPHRHIPFASLSPDAASRTVTATSATKAFNIAGVRCAVAHLGDGALRQELEALPPDYLGQPGIHGRVATVSAWREAGPWLEELMTVLTANRAMITEWAATLPWDTRYREPQATYLAWLDCTGSPFGPDPADHLLRHAAVKLGVGAEYSPGTRGHIRINFATSPDLLAELLSRISAAI; encoded by the coding sequence ATGAGCTTCTCCGTCGATCAGGCGCGGCTGCGGGCCGGCCACGGCGTCAAGTGGGGCTCGCTGCCGGAGGGCGTGCTCGGCGCGTGGGTCGCGGACATGGACTTCACCCCCGCGCCGGTGATCCTGCGCCGGCTGGCGGAGCTCACCGACCTCGGCTATCCGCACTGGCCGGCCGGCGACCCGGTGATCGCCGCGTTCGAGGAGCGGATGGCGGCGCGGCACGGCTGGACGCCCGCGCCCGGCCGTACCCGCGTCTTCACCGATCTCATCCAGACGCTCCAGGTGACGATCGAGCACGCGACCCGGCCCGGCGACCGCATCGCCGTGCACGTGCCGAACTACCCGCCGTTCCTGGCCTCGATCACCCGGGCCGGCCGGCACATCGTGCCGCTGCCGGTGCCCCCGCCGCCGGACTTCGACGCGGTGGAACACCTGCGCGACTGCGCCATGCTGGTCCTGGTCAACCCGCACAACCCGACCGGCCACGTGTTCACGCGTGCCGAGTTGGACGCGCTCGCGGACGCCGCCGCGCGGCTCGGCCTGACCGTCTTCTCCGACGAGATCCACGCCGACGTGGTCTTCGCGCCGCACCGGCACATCCCGTTCGCGTCGCTCTCCCCCGACGCCGCGTCCCGCACGGTCACCGCGACGTCGGCGACCAAGGCATTCAACATCGCGGGGGTACGCTGCGCGGTCGCCCACCTCGGGGACGGCGCGCTGCGGCAGGAACTGGAGGCGCTGCCGCCGGACTACCTCGGCCAGCCCGGCATCCACGGCCGCGTCGCCACCGTCAGCGCCTGGCGCGAGGCCGGCCCATGGCTGGAGGAGCTGATGACCGTGCTCACCGCGAACCGCGCCATGATCACCGAGTGGGCCGCGACCCTGCCCTGGGACACCCGCTACCGCGAGCCGCAGGCCACCTACCTGGCCTGGCTGGACTGCACCGGCTCCCCGTTCGGCCCCGACCCGGCCGACCACCTGCTGCGCCACGCGGCCGTAAAGCTGGGCGTCGGCGCGGAGTACTCGCCGGGCACCCGCGGCCACATCCGGATCAACTTCGCCACCAGCCCGGACCTGCTGGCCGAACTGCTCTCCAGAATCAGCGCGGCGATCTGA
- a CDS encoding LysR family transcriptional regulator, which yields MGDRREPSIHQLRLLLGLATHLHFGRAAEALKISQSALSMQIRALEDRLGVRLIERTSRTAELTTAGRALLPVIEEAVAAIDRLLAAAAARSADLDRELIVGAVDTEAAMPHTAAILRRVQTGDPPIRVSVRSIGFVDQIRALTSGKVDVAFLRPPLPPGIESLHLATEPRVACLSAADPLARAGRPVPLSRLARHVFLDVPAGVPRDWWSFWAVDPRPDGTPVTYGPVVGDLEALLTAVADGRGIAFLPAAARTVFARPGVAYLDVVDLPPATSALAWLAENSQAPAVAAIRAAAWSLLKA from the coding sequence ATGGGCGACCGCCGCGAGCCGAGCATCCACCAGCTGCGCCTGCTCCTCGGCCTCGCCACGCACCTCCACTTCGGACGCGCGGCCGAGGCGCTGAAGATCAGCCAGTCCGCGCTCAGCATGCAGATTCGCGCGCTGGAGGACCGGCTCGGCGTCCGGCTGATCGAGCGGACCAGCCGCACCGCGGAGCTGACGACGGCCGGCCGCGCGCTGCTGCCGGTGATCGAGGAGGCGGTGGCCGCGATCGACCGGCTGCTGGCGGCGGCCGCGGCGCGCAGTGCCGACCTCGACCGGGAGCTGATCGTCGGCGCGGTCGACACCGAGGCCGCGATGCCGCACACCGCCGCGATCCTGCGCCGCGTGCAGACCGGCGACCCGCCGATCCGGGTGAGCGTGCGCAGCATCGGGTTCGTCGACCAGATCAGGGCGCTGACCAGCGGCAAGGTAGACGTGGCGTTTCTCCGGCCGCCGCTGCCGCCGGGCATCGAGTCGCTGCACCTGGCCACCGAGCCGCGCGTCGCCTGCCTGTCCGCGGCCGACCCGCTGGCCCGCGCCGGCCGGCCGGTCCCGCTGTCCCGCCTGGCCCGGCACGTGTTCCTGGACGTGCCGGCCGGCGTACCGCGCGACTGGTGGTCGTTCTGGGCGGTCGATCCGCGGCCGGACGGCACGCCGGTCACCTACGGTCCGGTCGTCGGCGACCTGGAGGCGCTGCTCACGGCGGTGGCGGACGGGCGCGGCATCGCGTTCCTGCCCGCGGCCGCGCGCACCGTGTTCGCCCGGCCGGGTGTGGCCTATCTGGACGTCGTCGACCTGCCGCCGGCCACGTCCGCGCTGGCCTGGCTGGCGGAGAATTCGCAGGCGCCGGCGGTCGCGGCGATCCGGGCCGCCGCGTGGAGTCTGCTGAAGGCGTGA
- a CDS encoding GAF domain-containing protein, with protein sequence MSTSVAGVDARLAAVYRYEILDTPRDGTFEGFARIAARQFRVPIATVTIVDADRVWFAAAEGLPGVTQIGTEPGLCASAVLRAGPYVVNDALVDPRTMEHPLVRGELGLRFYAAAPITTRDGHRLGTVNVIDSAARDVSDDETALLTELAGLVAQHLELRLATLLAVRAEQELRRDADARAAASAELVQRMRTAGAVQRVAGTPPDTCQLGGPAGCTAPAELKVADTWGDHAWGCQRHVEEILTHASSVFLASQELNGLAGYRGR encoded by the coding sequence GTGAGCACTTCCGTCGCCGGTGTCGACGCGCGGCTGGCCGCCGTCTACCGCTACGAGATCCTGGACACCCCACGGGACGGTACGTTCGAGGGCTTCGCCCGCATCGCGGCGCGGCAGTTCCGGGTGCCGATCGCGACCGTGACCATCGTGGACGCCGATCGCGTCTGGTTCGCCGCCGCCGAGGGCCTGCCCGGCGTCACCCAGATCGGCACCGAGCCGGGCCTGTGCGCGTCCGCCGTGCTGCGCGCCGGACCGTACGTGGTGAACGACGCGCTGGTCGACCCGCGCACCATGGAGCACCCGCTGGTTCGCGGCGAGCTCGGGCTGCGCTTCTACGCCGCCGCGCCGATCACCACCCGGGACGGCCACCGCCTCGGCACGGTCAACGTGATCGACTCCGCCGCCCGGGACGTGTCCGACGACGAGACCGCGCTGCTCACCGAGCTGGCCGGCCTGGTCGCCCAGCACCTCGAACTGCGCCTGGCCACGCTGCTCGCGGTCCGGGCCGAGCAGGAACTGCGCCGGGACGCGGACGCGCGCGCCGCCGCCTCCGCCGAACTGGTGCAGCGCATGCGCACGGCCGGCGCGGTGCAGCGCGTCGCCGGCACGCCCCCGGACACCTGCCAGCTCGGCGGCCCCGCCGGCTGCACCGCGCCGGCCGAGCTGAAGGTCGCCGACACGTGGGGCGACCACGCCTGGGGCTGCCAGCGCCACGTCGAGGAGATCCTCACCCACGCCTCCTCGGTCTTCCTGGCCAGCCAGGAGCTGAACGGGCTGGCGGGCTATCGCGGCCGTTAG
- a CDS encoding DinB family protein — translation MTTKEVALISGDDYLYFAGRALDGMAAIVAQLGDELANRAPLPGANTPYALLTHCVGVADYWSGALVAGRPVSRDRDAEFTASGPVAPLLAEVRALRDRLASDASGLDGAAPLRDTPPASYAGPPRTLTRGGALLHVLEELAQHHGQMEILRDALVLVREGETA, via the coding sequence GTGACGACGAAGGAGGTCGCGTTGATATCCGGGGACGACTATCTGTATTTCGCCGGGCGGGCGCTGGACGGCATGGCCGCGATCGTGGCCCAGCTCGGCGACGAGCTGGCCAACCGCGCGCCACTGCCCGGCGCCAACACGCCGTACGCGCTGCTCACGCACTGTGTGGGCGTCGCCGACTACTGGTCCGGCGCGCTGGTCGCCGGCCGGCCGGTGAGCCGGGACCGGGACGCGGAGTTCACCGCGTCCGGGCCGGTCGCGCCGCTGCTGGCGGAGGTGCGCGCGCTGCGCGACCGGCTCGCGTCCGACGCGTCCGGGCTGGACGGGGCCGCGCCGCTGCGGGACACTCCCCCGGCCTCGTACGCCGGGCCGCCGCGCACGCTCACCCGCGGCGGCGCGCTGCTGCACGTGCTGGAGGAGCTGGCGCAGCACCACGGCCAGATGGAGATCCTCCGTGACGCGCTCGTCCTCGTCCGGGAAGGGGAGACGGCATGA